CCTCAAATCCAGAATCAGACTCTGCAAGTCCCGCGTTTCCAGCTCCGGGTCTTTATTTCCCCCAGACCGGGACAACACGTTTTAAAATCAATGCCCCGCTCTCGGGCTGCGCCTGTTACTCGCCGCCCAGAGGAGTCTTTGGGCCATATATTTATATTCAGTGAGAGGTcgcagtctccgtctcgttacctgAAGGAATTGCTTCGCCATTTGGTTTGCACTACAACCCCacgctcccaatcactgcccagtgTGGAGGGGGCTGGGTAAGTCAGaggatctgctcctggacctgctcTTGGGCCTGGTTAAAGCAGCAGCCTGTAGATCGGCAGGGGGTAACTCCGGCTGTCGGCCCCTCTTCTGTGGTCTTGTCAATCCCCGGGTTGTCCTGGAGAGGGAGCGTGCGGTGTCTAGCGGAACACTTGAGACCTTCCACACTGGCGGCCACTTCAGGGTGCAGAATGTCCCATAGACACTGGAAACAACATTCTGGTGTAGTTGAGAAGGAGGTTTGATTGGACCACAAGTTTGGGGAAACGAGAGAAAAAATCcatagaaactggaattgtctgttctgaatttctatcctgtactaatggTAATACTGACACTGTCAATGTCTTTTACAAGGTACAAGAGGACGTTGATTTGCAGATGGGAAACTCAGACCAaatatcacatcaagatctgacagagtcacttaattcatcaggacctgaatatcatcggtcctttaatgtggaaggagaaatgtttgttggtTCTGTCAGTGGGAAaaaatttcaaacatcagtgtgactggaaacgcaccgagacccacacaacacacacccgagtgagagtgttccagtgaactgaatgTGGAaagactttaaccagttacacagcctgaaaaaacagtaCATCATTCATAAcggggagaaactgtacacgtgttctgtgtgtggacgaggcttcaattgATCATCCAGTCTGGAGAGACACCAGGACTCGTACacaatggagaaaccgtggaaatgtgggtattgtgggaagggattcaattacccatccctgCTGGAAATGCATCAACGCAGTcatactggagagaggccgttcacctgctctgtgtgtggtaagggattcattcagtcatcccacctgctgacacatcagcaagttcacattgaTGAGAGGCTGTTTAACCAGTCAGACTGTGATAACTCTAAAAGCTCCGAGGACCTGGTCAAGCACCAGGTTGTTCGCACTGAGAGACAGTTCagttgctctcactgtgggaagctaTTCAAACGATCACAGAATCTCATTGAACacgaacgcactcacactggggagagaccattcacctgctctgtgtgtgggaaaggattcacacgaTCATCCCACCTCGCTACTcacagactggttcacagtgataaCAGACCTTTCAAATGTACTGAATGCGAGAAGAGTTATAAAACCACAAGTGATCTGCttatacaccagcgggttcacaacgaggagaggccgttcagatgtacagtgtgtgggaagggatttactcagttatctggcctccagaaacaccagcgagttcacactggggagaggtcattcacctgctccttatgtggaaagggattcatttatTTAACCAGCCTCcgatcacaccaacttgttcactcggataagaaacctttcaaatgttctgaatgtgagaagagctttaaaaccacaagtgttctgctgagacatcagcgagttcacactggggagaggccgttcacctgctctgactgtgggaagggtttcacccgctcatcccacctgctgacacatcagcacacgcacaccggggagagaccgttcaccttctctgagtgtgagaagggatttactcgCACAGCTCATCTGACACAGCAACAGGTTGATAAATGTCTGCagggtttggattctgctgttattgctgctgttaatcacatccagcactgaaccatgttcattcagaCTTGGAGTTTGTTTTTGCTGATGTTAATAATCCCTataactgggctggagtttaatCTTCTGAATATATGTCAAGTGAATTAATATTGTTTCAGACACACTTTTGAAACCTTCATTTCACCAGGATAAGAAGAGATTAATTGGTGTCCTGTTACTGGCTGCTGCATTTTTGTGACCTTTCCTCCTTTCTAACTTGAGATTATTTCAGTTCTTGCACCTTCAGTTACTCTCACAACCGTGTCCCAGCTCCCCATCACTTCCCGTGTGTCTGTCATAGCTTTGGCATCCAGGGGAAGTATTGGTAACAAACCCAGGATCACTAAACACAAAACCCAGTCATTTGTACTGGGGATCTGGTCAAGCACCAGGTTGTTCGCACTGAGGGGCAGTTAAGTTGTTCTCACTGTGGGAAGCTGTTTAAACGATCACAGAATCTCATTGAACatgaacgcactcacactgggaggAGTCACATGAAGGTGGTCAGTACAAATGATACAAGGGCATCCAAAAAAAGGATCCTTACAAACTTCTGCACTGCGGACCACCTAGAATCATATCAAATCTCTGGGAAAAGACTGCAGTCGACCAGCCGTGTGGAGGCAGCACTGAAATTAGTTCAGTTTGTTTCAATTTGTACTGATGTGCTTGTCTCCCAATCACTGAGGACAGtgatgtttgtggagcctcctcctcctgtgatTTGTTTAATTATTCACCACCATGGAGATGTAACAGGACTGCAGCTTTGATCTGAACCGCTGTGTGTGAGATTGCTTAACCCTGCCAAgagcatgctgcttctgctgtttaacaCGTTTATAGTCTCCTGTTATAGGGTCACCAGATTGGAATCTGTTTCAGGGaaacctggtgctgctcctgacatgttcTTCCCCACTCCatgttgaaccagggttggtcccttggcttgatggtaatggtagagtgagggatatgccagccTATGAGCTTACAGATTGTGTTTAAGTATTGTGCTGCTGGTGGCTCACAGCACCTTATGAATGCCCAGTTTTGATCGAGATCTgtcctgaatctatcccatttagcacagtgatggACAGGACAATGGAGGCTATATTTTATATTCCAGCCCCCTTACAGAaaagccttcctaattacttgccgtTCCTGCTTGTTACCTTTCTGGGATTATTTTAGGACACCCAGTCCACTCTGTCCAGCagcattctgcactctctccatttaaataatgttctgGTTTTTCTATTGCTGTCAAATGGGcatcctcacattttcccacatttactCCATCTGCTAAAGTTAATGTCCACTCACTCGAACATATCTGACCCTTTtcagactctttgtatcctccttaAACAACTTGCCTTCCTACCTATCCCTGTATCAACAAGTTTGGCACAAACACAGTTGGTTCTTTCATTCACATCATTGATATAGGttggaaatagttgaggccccggcactgatccctgcaacACTCCATTAGGTACAGTTTGCTAACCTGAAAATAGACAAGGATGCGCAGTGGTCCCAATATAATAATGGACAGATGAATCAACGACcggtaggttggtgaggatgaggtcgagTGTGTTTATCCttcttggttccctcactacctgccgcATGCCCAGTCCAGCAGCGAGAGCTCCTTCAGGACTCAGACAGCTCAGTGGTGGTACCAAGCGagtcttggtgatgggcattcCCCCACCCACAGTACCTTGAATGCCCACCTCCTCAGTGCTTATTCCAAGTAATGTTCAACCTGGAGGAGTATTG
This portion of the Scyliorhinus torazame isolate Kashiwa2021f chromosome 5, sScyTor2.1, whole genome shotgun sequence genome encodes:
- the LOC140418812 gene encoding uncharacterized protein is translated as MEKPWKCGYCGKGFNYPSLLEMHQRSHTGERPFTCSVCGKGFIQSSHLLTHQQVHIDERLFNQSDCDNSKSSEDLVKHQVVRTERQFSCSHCGKLFKRSQNLIEHERTHTGERPFTCSVCGKGFTRSSHLATHRLVHSDNRPFKCTECEKSYKTTSDLLIHQRVHNEERPFRCTVCGKGFTQLSGLQKHQRVHTGERSFTCSLCGKGFIYLTSLRSHQLVHSDKKPFKCSECEKSFKTTSVLLRHQRVHTGERPFTCSDCGKGFTRSSHLLTHQHTHTGERPFTFSECEKGFTRTAHLTQQQVDKCLQGLDSAVIAAVNHIQH